The following proteins come from a genomic window of Aspergillus luchuensis IFO 4308 DNA, chromosome 3, nearly complete sequence:
- the IML2 gene encoding TTC39/IML2 family protein (COG:S;~EggNog:ENOG410QE90;~InterPro:IPR019412;~PFAM:PF10300;~TransMembrane:2 (o252-276i297-317o);~antiSMASH:Cluster_3.5): protein MFRVGSWLYGKKPASTQSLDSLSELRDLEDAMRAATLILNDDVDGAEDGLSEGTSSFHNLGRGVVAFIRATLGFEQEIMRQASERLNAAETSAANDQHRAQHNSHAPNTYHSQIYAPGTEFALCQAMAQLMSAVVGVLNESLTESIKGFYKLRKAYITLDAILKMEQKFIMQARNSGDTTSTESLARGVGQGAGPTSVPASPVEPGDLKKGFSDLSISADSETSASGPSDMLSHDPDSDIFKNQIDVFVHSGANFCFGILLLLISMVPPAFSKLLGIIGFHGDKERGLRMLWQASKFHNLIGALAAFSILGYSNGFVRYCDIMPDPVPGDDVQGYPQERLEALLALMRKRFPKSQLWLLEESRMNGANKKLDVALELLCGEDRSPLKQVEALRVFERSLNAMYLHRYELCAESFLECVELNSWSRSLYYYIAGSAHLSLYRNVAGTDATAAAKHAEKAVEYFRKAPPLAGKKKFMARQLPFDVFVSRKIAKWEARAKEWKVPLVDAVGVDPIEEMIFFWNGHSRMTQEQLEESMTKLAWSESEANKTWSREGTEEKAILQLLRAAVFRAMRRHDEAKEIIRTSIFSQDKSQFTGHLKDDWIYPVAHFEMAANLWMERPTYSAIHGGPESSSEKPAAGSTENDIQLERRQVHECKEHLEKAAKWESYELDARVGLKVTAALEAVEKWESAHATTSG from the exons GAACCTCGTCGTTTCATAAT CTTGGCAGAGGTGTCGTTGCGTTCATTCGGGCCACACTGGGTTTTGAACAGGAGATCATGCGTCAGG CCTCGGAGCGACTCAATGCCGCGGAGACGAGTGCCGCCAACGACCAGCATCGCGCGCAACACAACTCTCATGCGCCCAATACGTACCACTCACAAATATATGCTCCCGGGACGGAATTTGCGCTCTGCCAGGCCATGGCGCAGCTCATGAGCGCCGTCGTCGGCGTCCTGAATGAAAGTCTTACGGAAAGTATCAAAGGATTCTATAAGCTCAGAAAGGCCTATATCACCCTAGACGCTATTCTTAAGATGGAGCAAAAGTTCATCATGCAGGCGCGGAACTCCGGGGACACTACCTCTACGGAGAGTCTGGCACGGGGTGTTGGGCAGGGAGCGGGGCCCACGTCCGTTCCTGCATCGCCGGTAGAGCCTGGCGACCTGAAGAAGGGATTTTCGGATCTTTCGATTTCTGCGGACTCCGAAACCTCAGCATCGGGTCCTTCTGATATGTTGAGCCATGATCCTGATTCGGACATTTTCAAGAATCAGATCGACGTGTTCGTCCACTCCGGCGCCAACTTCTGCTTCGgaattcttctcctcctaaTCTCAATGGTCCCGCCCGCGTTCAGTAAGCTTTTGGGAATCATTGGCTTCCACGGAGACAAGGAACGCGGATTGAGGATGCTTTGGCAGGCCAGTAAATTTCACAACCTGATTGGCGCCCTCGCCGCTTTCTCTATTCTTGGCTATTCAAACGGCTTCGTCCGGTATTGCGATATCATGCCTGACCCCGTCCCTGGCGATGACGTGCAGGGCTATCCCCAGGAACGGCTAGAGGCCTTGCTAGCCCTGATGCGGAAGCGGTTTCCGAAAAGTCAGTTgtggctgctggaggagtCCCGGATGAACGGAGCAAACAAGAAATTAGATGTTGCCTTGGAGCTGCTCTGTGGAGAAGACCGCAGTCCGCTCAAGCAGGTCGAGGCCCTGCGGGTTTTCGAACGGAGTCTGAACGCCATGTATCTTCACAGATACGAGCTTTGTGCGGAGTCTTTCCTCGAG TGCGTCGAACTCAACTCTTGGTCTCGATCACTCTACTACTATATTGCAGGATCGGCCCACCTCAGCCTCTACCGGAACGTGGCTGGTACGGATGCCACCGCGGCAGCCAAACACGCTGAAAAGGCCGTGGAGTACTTCCGGAAGGCACCGCCATTGGCTGGCAAGAAGAAATTCATGGCTCGGCAGCTGCCGTTTGACGTCTTTGTTTCTCGCAAGATCGCCAAGTGGGAGGCTCGCGccaaggagtggaaggtGCCTTTGGTGGATGCCGTGGGGGTGGATCCAATTGAAGAGATGATTTTCTTCTGGAACGGACACAGTCGTATGACGCAAGAACAGCTCGAAGAATCCATGACGAAGCTGGCGTGGTCCGAAAGCGAAGCCAATAAGACATGGTCACGCGAAGGTACGGAAGAGAAGGCTATTCTGCAGCTCCTGCGTGCGGCCGTCTTCCGTGCCATGCGCCGGCACGATGAGGCGAAAGAGATCATTCGCACGAGCATCTTCAGCCAGGACAAGTCCCAATTTACTGGACATCTCAAGGATGACTGGATCTACCCGGTGGCACACTTCGAGATGGCGGCCAATCTGTGGATGGAACGGCCGACGTACAGTGCTATCCACGGAGGACCGGAGTCATCTAGCGAGAAaccagctgctggaagcacCGAGAACGATATACAGCTGGAGCGTCGCCAAGTGCACGAATGTAAGGAGCACCTAGAGAAGGCGGCCAAGTGGGAGAGCTATGAACTAGACGCGCGCGTTGGGCTCAAAGTGACGGCCGCCCTGGAGGCCGTTGAGAAATGGGAGAGTGCGCACGCGACCACAtccggatga
- a CDS encoding MFS transporter (COG:U;~EggNog:ENOG410Q185;~InterPro:IPR020846,IPR011701,IPR036259;~PFAM:PF07690;~SMCOG1106:major facilitator transporter;~TransMembrane:12 (i107-124o144-163i175-193o199-222i234-255o267-284i332-354o374-397i418-437o443-467i479-499o511-533i);~antiSMASH:Cluster_3.5;~go_function: GO:0022857 - transmembrane transporter activity [Evidence IEA];~go_process: GO:0055085 - transmembrane transport [Evidence IEA]), protein MSRPEHSRSSSLSSEDVESSEDHHHSAYVHPDDPTALEKQTTAASGISALENRAHSVISRIRSREPGQTARFTHPLSHTKTSEDVIVDFEGPDDPYRPMNWSFRKKAVTTILYGLTTMGATWASSIFSTGTKQIDAEFGVGEEVGTLGTTLLLFGFGLGPLVWAPLSEVYGRKPAVLAPYFIAAIFSFGTATAKDLQTVMLTRFFCGFFGSAPVTNTGGVLSDIWTAEQRGAAIVGYAMAVVGGPVLGPIVGGAICQSYLGWRWTEYITGIMMMFFLAMDLIFLDESYPAVLLVYKAQRLRFETGNWALHARHEEWDVTFKELGNKYLIRPFALLTTPICFLVAIYASFVYGILYLSLASFPIEFQEVRGWNQVVGALPFLAYLVGILFGACINLFNQKFYIARFKANNNFPVPEARLPPMMLGSIVFAAGLFIFAWTSDPHIHWIAPIIGAVCMGFGFFTIFQAALNYLIDTFQKVSASAVAANTFLRSLFAGCFPLFANIMFHRLGVDWAASVLGFVAVALIPIPYLFYIFGKRIRARGKWSRASVYGY, encoded by the exons ATGTCGCGACCGGAGCACTCCCGCTCATCATCGCTCTCATCCGAAGATGTCGAGTCCTCCgaagaccaccaccacagcgcATACGTGCACCCGGACGACCCGACTGCATTGGAGAAGCAAACCACCGCGGCATCGGGCATATCGGCGCTCGAGAACCGTGCGCATTCAGTGATTTCGCGCATTCGCAGTCGCGAACCGGGGCAAACTGCCCGTTTCACGCATCCGCTGTCGCATACTAAGACCTCCGAGGACGTCATTGTCGACTTTGAAGGGCCGGATGATCCCTATAGGCCGATGAATTGGAGTTTTCGCAAGAAGGCGGTTACCACGATTCTGTATGGATTGACTACTATGG GTGCGACTTGGGCTAGTTCGAT TTTCTCCACAGGCACCAAGCAAATCGATGCGGAATTTGGCgtgggagaggaagtcgGGACATTGGGTACAACGCTGCTGTTGTTCGGTTTCG GACTCGGTCCCCTCGTATGGGCACCTCTATCCGAAGTCTACGGACGCAAGCCCGCCGTCCTTGCGCCGTACTTCATCGccgccatcttctccttcggcACCGCCACAGCCAAAGACCTCCAAACCGTCATGCTGACCCGATTCTTCTGCGGCTTCTTCGGCTCCGCGCCCGTCACCAACACCGGCGGAGTCCTCAGCGACATCTGGACGGCGGAGCAACGCGGCGCCGCCATTGTTGGCTACGCCATGGCCGTCGTCGGCGGACCAGTCCTAGGACCGATTGTCGGCGGAGCCATCTGCCAAAGCTACCTCGGCTGGCGATGGACGGAATACATCACGGgaatcatgatgatgttcttcctAGCGATGGACCTGATCTTCCTAGACGAAAGCTACCCGGCCGTTCTCCTCGTCTACAAAGCCCAACGCCTCCGCTTCGAAACCGGCAACTGGGCCCTGCACGCCCGCCACGAAGAATGGGACGTCACCTTCAAAGAACTCGGCAACAAGTACCTCATCCGGCCCttcgccctcctcaccaccccgaTCTGCTTCCTCGTCGCCATCTACGCCTCCTTCGTCTACGGCATCCTCTACCTCAGTCTGGCCTCCTTCCCCATCGAATTCCAAGAAGTCCGCGGCTGGAACCAAGTCGTCGGCGCCCTGCCTTTCCTCGCCTACCTCGTCGGCATCCTCTTCGGCGCGTGCATCAACCTCTTCAACCAGAAATTCTACATCGCCCGCTTCAAAGCGAACAATAACTTCCCCGTCCCGGAAGCCCGTCTTCCCCCGATGATGCTCGGCTCGATCGTCTTCGCCGCgggcctcttcatcttcgcctGGACCAGCGATCCCCATATCCATTGGATCGCTCCCATCATCGGAGCCGTCTGCATGGGGTTCGGCTTCTTTACCATCTTCCAAGCCGCATTGAATTACCTCATCGATACCTTCCAGAAAGTTTCCGCCAGTGCTGTCGCCGCCAACACTTTCCTGAGAAGTTTGTTCGCCGGCTGTTTTCCCCTCTTCGCTAATATCATGTTTCATCGTTTGGGCGTGGATTGGGCCGCCAGTGTGTTGGGCTTTGTGGCTGTTGCCTTGATTCCCATCCCTTATTTGTTCTATATCTTTGGGAAACGCATTAGGGCTAGGGGGAAGTGGTCCCGCGCTTCGGTTTACGGGTATTGA